In one Candidatus Planktophila vernalis genomic region, the following are encoded:
- the rpsP gene encoding 30S ribosomal protein S16, with the protein MATKIRLMRMGKIRTPFFRVVVTDSRKARNGLSIEEIGRYVPGQEPSLIEINSQRAQYWLGVGAQPSEAVEALLKVTGDWQKFKGLPGTEGTLRVAAPKVGKHVAYEAAMKQAMDEPKEGATTLKKKAQEKLAAKANPVVEEAVVAAPVAEAAAEEVVEVAAEAVVETPAEAVVETPTEEAAAE; encoded by the coding sequence TTGGCTACAAAAATTCGTTTAATGCGCATGGGTAAAATCCGCACACCATTTTTCCGCGTAGTTGTTACAGACTCACGCAAGGCACGTAACGGTCTTTCAATTGAAGAAATTGGCCGTTATGTTCCAGGACAAGAACCATCACTTATTGAGATCAACTCACAGCGTGCTCAGTACTGGCTCGGTGTTGGTGCACAACCATCAGAGGCTGTAGAGGCTCTTCTGAAGGTCACTGGAGATTGGCAAAAATTTAAGGGTCTTCCTGGAACTGAAGGCACACTTCGTGTTGCAGCTCCAAAGGTCGGCAAGCATGTTGCTTACGAAGCAGCTATGAAGCAGGCAATGGATGAACCAAAAGAAGGCGCAACTACTCTTAAGAAGAAAGCACAAGAGAAGTTAGCTGCAAAGGCAAACCCAGTTGTTGAAGAAGCAGTAGTTGCAGCACCAGTTGCTGAAGCTGCAGCGGAGGAAGTTGTTGAAGTAGCAGCAGAGGCAGTAGTTGAAACTCCTGCAGAAGCTGTTGTTGAAACTCCAACTGAAGAAGCGGCTGCCGAATAA
- a CDS encoding RNA-binding protein: MMDEALEHLVKGIVDNPDDVVVAEKNHRRGTTLEVRVNPEDIGKVIGRNGRTAKALRTVVSAIAGRTVRVDLIETDEAR; encoded by the coding sequence ATGATGGATGAAGCCCTAGAGCATTTAGTAAAGGGAATCGTCGATAATCCCGATGATGTAGTTGTTGCTGAAAAGAATCATCGTCGTGGAACAACTCTTGAGGTTCGTGTGAACCCTGAAGATATCGGCAAAGTTATTGGTCGTAATGGTCGCACTGCAAAGGCGCTTCGCACGGTCGTGAGTGCAATTGCAGGACGTACTGTTCGCGTCGATCTCATCGAGACCGACGAAGCACGATAG
- the rimM gene encoding ribosome maturation factor RimM (Essential for efficient processing of 16S rRNA) has protein sequence MRLLVGRIGRAHGILGEATIEVRTDEPDRRFAIGNKVQTDAHGELTITSGRVHNGILLLGFNGITDRNGIEKLRNTLIYCDVDINEPGIDEDDYHVLQLVGCSAELESGQVLGEVTDVVNLPGQDLLAIKTETGEVLIPFVHQLVPIVDIAGRRVVVIPPDMSGEVK, from the coding sequence ATGCGTTTACTCGTGGGGCGCATCGGTCGCGCCCACGGAATTCTTGGAGAAGCGACGATTGAGGTTCGAACTGATGAACCTGATCGTCGTTTTGCCATTGGTAACAAAGTTCAAACAGATGCCCACGGTGAGCTAACAATTACCTCTGGCCGTGTCCATAACGGCATTTTATTGCTGGGTTTCAATGGCATCACTGATCGCAATGGAATTGAAAAGCTACGTAACACTTTGATTTATTGCGATGTAGATATCAATGAGCCAGGAATTGATGAAGATGATTATCACGTGCTCCAGCTCGTTGGGTGTTCGGCTGAACTTGAATCTGGTCAAGTATTGGGTGAAGTAACTGATGTTGTTAATCTTCCAGGACAGGATTTGTTAGCGATTAAGACGGAAACTGGCGAGGTTCTTATTCCCTTCGTGCATCAGCTAGTTCCGATTGTTGATATTGCAGGGCGTAGAGTTGTTGTCATTCCACCTGATATGTCAGGGGAAGTTAAATGA
- the trmD gene encoding tRNA (guanosine(37)-N1)-methyltransferase TrmD has protein sequence MRIDAVTIFPEYFAPLKLSLLGKAQESGIVDFGIHDLRSFATNVHNQVDDTPYGGGAGMVMMPEVWGQALDPLMSTETDLIILTPAGKRFDQPMAANFSKASHLVFACGRYEGIDDRVRQHYLSKNHRVHEVSIGDYVLGGGEVASLVMIEAITRLIPGVLGNPESLAEESHNEEGYLEYPNYTKPQNWRDIPVPEILLSGNHGEIAKWRAAQAIERAKENF, from the coding sequence ATGAGAATTGATGCTGTAACTATCTTTCCTGAGTATTTTGCACCGCTTAAGCTTTCACTTTTAGGTAAAGCACAAGAGAGTGGAATCGTTGATTTTGGAATTCACGATCTACGCAGCTTTGCTACAAATGTTCATAACCAGGTTGATGACACACCTTACGGTGGAGGCGCTGGAATGGTCATGATGCCTGAAGTGTGGGGACAAGCCTTAGACCCATTGATGAGTACTGAAACAGATTTGATCATTTTGACTCCTGCAGGCAAGCGCTTTGATCAGCCAATGGCAGCGAATTTTTCCAAGGCATCACACCTAGTTTTTGCTTGTGGACGCTATGAAGGCATTGATGATCGAGTGCGCCAGCATTATCTTTCTAAGAATCACCGTGTGCATGAAGTCTCAATTGGTGATTATGTATTAGGTGGGGGAGAAGTTGCATCCCTTGTGATGATTGAAGCTATTACTCGATTAATCCCAGGAGTTCTCGGAAATCCTGAATCACTTGCTGAAGAGTCACATAATGAAGAGGGATATCTTGAATATCCCAATTACACAAAGCCTCAGAATTGGCGTGATATCCCGGTTCCAGAGATTTTGTTGAGTGGAAATCACGGAGAAATCGCAAAGTGGCGCGCGGCACAAGCAATTGAGCGTGCGAAAGAGAATTTCTAA
- a CDS encoding acyl-ACP desaturase — protein MTYDSKAIQARLIRDLEPVVAVELDRHLKVQKNWYPHEYVPWSEGRDFAGPLNGDAWEAKDSRLTPVAQDSLILNLLTEDNLPSYHTEIALSMGRDGAWGTWIERWTAEEARHSIVIRDYLMATRGVDPYELEDLRMAHMSLGYQTPYENDMLHTIAYVSFQELATRISHRNTGKISDDPIAESMMQRVSLDENLHMLFYRNTLGAALDMEPNASMRAIADVVTNFDMPGANMPGFGRKAVQIALAGIYDMQQHLEEVVAPVLRAWNVFDRTDLSGDGLAARDELSAFLAKATAESNRFNEKRELHFERLIARGQEPLRIIK, from the coding sequence ATGACTTACGACAGCAAGGCGATTCAAGCTCGACTTATTCGAGACCTAGAACCTGTCGTTGCTGTCGAACTCGATCGACATTTAAAGGTTCAAAAAAATTGGTATCCCCATGAGTATGTCCCATGGTCTGAAGGCCGCGATTTTGCTGGACCTCTGAACGGTGATGCATGGGAAGCAAAAGATTCACGCCTGACTCCTGTTGCACAAGACTCTTTAATTCTTAACTTATTAACTGAAGATAACTTGCCGAGCTACCACACCGAAATTGCTCTCTCTATGGGCCGTGACGGTGCATGGGGGACCTGGATTGAACGTTGGACGGCAGAAGAGGCGCGTCACAGCATTGTTATCCGAGATTATTTAATGGCAACGCGTGGTGTTGATCCATATGAGCTTGAAGATTTACGTATGGCACATATGTCATTGGGTTATCAGACTCCATATGAAAACGACATGCTGCACACCATCGCCTATGTTTCTTTCCAAGAATTAGCCACGCGCATTTCCCACCGCAACACCGGCAAGATTTCAGATGATCCGATTGCAGAATCAATGATGCAACGTGTCTCTTTGGATGAGAACCTGCATATGCTTTTCTATCGCAACACATTAGGCGCTGCCCTTGATATGGAACCGAATGCGTCCATGCGCGCAATTGCTGATGTTGTAACCAATTTTGATATGCCAGGTGCGAACATGCCAGGCTTTGGTCGAAAAGCTGTGCAGATTGCGTTGGCTGGAATTTATGACATGCAGCAGCATTTAGAAGAGGTAGTTGCTCCGGTCCTTCGTGCATGGAATGTCTTTGATCGAACGGACCTGAGCGGTGATGGCTTAGCTGCTCGCGATGAGCTTTCAGCATTCTTGGCCAAGGCCACAGCAGAGTCCAACCGCTTTAATGAAAAGCGTGAACTTCATTTTGAGCGTTTAATTGCACGTGGACAAGAACCACTGCGAATCATTAAGTAG
- a CDS encoding type 1 glutamine amidotransferase — MSKRVLFIEHDHVSAGGPIWKQFEKRGYEISRFIIVDEEHAKTPNVTPVWPDLLSFDVVVVMGAPYAAYDDGAIGNWLIPQMAKMREVHNAGIPVLGICFGGQLMSRVLGGTVSRSPHAELGWYEVDSDDETLIPKGPWFQYHWDRFTVPPGATEIARTELCPQAYHFGRTLGLQFHPEIDSEVLDMWLAMDGGCAEVESEGVVVEQLRAETRKLEAQSNQRGYDLVDQFLDRIATAPIRTI; from the coding sequence ATGTCCAAGCGCGTTCTCTTCATCGAGCATGACCATGTCTCTGCTGGTGGTCCAATCTGGAAACAGTTTGAAAAGCGAGGCTATGAAATTTCTCGTTTTATCATCGTTGATGAAGAACATGCAAAGACTCCCAATGTCACACCGGTATGGCCAGATCTACTTTCATTTGATGTAGTAGTTGTTATGGGTGCGCCATATGCTGCATATGATGATGGCGCAATTGGTAACTGGTTAATTCCACAAATGGCAAAGATGCGCGAAGTTCATAACGCTGGAATTCCAGTGTTAGGTATTTGCTTTGGGGGACAGTTAATGTCGCGCGTGTTAGGCGGAACTGTTTCTCGTTCTCCTCATGCAGAGCTTGGTTGGTATGAAGTAGATAGCGATGATGAGACTTTGATTCCAAAAGGCCCATGGTTTCAGTATCACTGGGATCGATTCACTGTTCCACCAGGGGCGACAGAGATTGCCCGAACCGAACTATGCCCGCAGGCATATCACTTTGGTCGCACATTAGGCCTGCAGTTTCATCCAGAGATTGATTCTGAAGTTTTAGATATGTGGCTCGCAATGGATGGCGGGTGCGCCGAAGTTGAATCTGAAGGCGTAGTCGTAGAACAACTACGGGCAGAGACTAGAAAACTCGAAGCGCAAAGCAATCAGCGCGGTTACGATTTAGTTGATCAATTTCTTGATCGCATCGCAACCGCGCCAATTCGCACTATCTAA
- a CDS encoding aldehyde dehydrogenase family protein, translating to MSTSYDVINPATEQIVKNVPHLDLEQTDAIIAKAAKAFETWKNVTPGERARLLRAFSQVVTDHREELAQLEITNAGHTRGNALWEADNVANTLMYYSAAPERLFGKQIPVPGGIDITFKEPLGVVGIIVPWNFPMPIAGWGFAPALAAGNTVVLKPAEYTPLTAIRLGELALLAGIPEGVLNILPGKGSVVGNRFVTHPLVRKVGFTGSTEVGKQIMAGCADQVKRVTLELGGKSANIIFADADIEKAAAGAPGAVFDNAGQDCCARSRILVQKSAFDKFMEHFEVAVKKFRCEDPNLATAEMGPLISKKQFDVVESYLDEKIAFQGSAPSGPGYWMPPTVLLPKNAQAKSWREEIFGPVVSILTFEDEAEGIKMANDSEYGLSGSIWTRDVGKALRVSRAIESGALSVNSNSSVRFWTPFGGFKQSGLGRGLGPDAVDSYTELKNVFISND from the coding sequence GTGTCCACTTCATACGATGTAATCAACCCTGCCACTGAACAGATTGTTAAGAATGTTCCGCACTTAGATTTGGAACAAACTGATGCGATCATTGCAAAGGCAGCTAAAGCTTTTGAAACTTGGAAAAACGTTACCCCTGGTGAGCGAGCTCGCTTACTTCGTGCTTTCTCCCAAGTTGTAACTGATCACCGTGAAGAGTTGGCGCAGTTAGAAATCACTAACGCTGGCCACACACGAGGCAATGCACTCTGGGAAGCAGACAACGTTGCCAATACGCTGATGTATTACTCAGCAGCACCAGAGCGCTTATTCGGTAAGCAAATTCCAGTTCCAGGCGGAATAGATATAACTTTCAAAGAGCCTTTGGGTGTTGTTGGAATCATTGTGCCTTGGAACTTTCCTATGCCAATTGCTGGTTGGGGTTTTGCTCCAGCGCTAGCTGCTGGAAATACTGTTGTTCTAAAGCCAGCCGAATACACACCGCTAACTGCTATCCGCCTCGGCGAACTTGCATTGCTCGCCGGAATTCCTGAAGGTGTTCTCAACATTCTGCCCGGCAAGGGAAGTGTTGTTGGCAATCGCTTTGTTACACATCCCCTAGTTCGAAAAGTTGGCTTCACAGGTTCGACTGAAGTTGGTAAGCAGATCATGGCTGGATGCGCCGATCAGGTGAAGCGCGTGACTCTTGAGCTTGGTGGCAAGAGCGCCAACATCATCTTTGCTGATGCAGATATTGAAAAAGCTGCAGCCGGAGCACCTGGTGCAGTCTTTGATAACGCTGGCCAAGATTGCTGTGCTCGTTCACGAATCCTTGTGCAAAAGTCGGCATTTGATAAGTTCATGGAGCACTTTGAAGTCGCGGTTAAGAAGTTCCGCTGCGAAGATCCAAATCTTGCTACTGCTGAAATGGGACCACTGATTTCAAAGAAGCAGTTTGATGTTGTTGAATCTTATCTTGATGAAAAAATCGCTTTCCAAGGTTCAGCCCCATCAGGGCCTGGATATTGGATGCCGCCAACTGTCTTGCTTCCTAAGAATGCTCAAGCTAAGTCTTGGCGTGAAGAGATCTTCGGTCCAGTTGTTTCAATCTTAACTTTTGAAGATGAAGCAGAAGGCATCAAGATGGCAAACGACAGCGAATATGGTTTATCTGGTTCTATCTGGACACGCGATGTTGGAAAAGCTCTTCGTGTTTCTCGCGCAATTGAATCAGGCGCACTATCTGTGAATTCAAATTCTTCAGTGCGTTTCTGGACACCATTTGGTGGCTTCAAGCAATCAGGTCTTGGGCGCGGTTTAGGTCCAGATGCAGTTGATTCTTACACAGAGTTAAAGAACGTATTTATCTCTAACGATTAA
- a CDS encoding glutamine synthetase family protein, which translates to MTSMTIADLTAKIKSGEVDTVVVAMTDMQGRLTGKRIHGTFFLDEVLKHGTEGCNYLLAVDVDMNTVDGYEMSSWERGYSDFALVPDMDTLRMIDWQEGAALVLADVQWLDHTDVVASPRQILRKQVKALKDAGMEAMCGTELEFVVYKDTYEEAWNKGYKNLIPVNQYNVDYSILGGSRIEPLLRRIRLSMAKAGMTVESVKGECNFGQHEIAFKYSDALSNCDNHVIYKNGAKEIASQDGYALTFMAKPNEKEGNSSHIHLSFRGLDGSMVMADDSDKEQGLSDLGRQFIAGQIAHMREMSLLFAPNINSYKRYVPGSFAPTAIRWGRDNRTCALRLVGKGASLRLENRVAGGDVNPYLAVSGIIAAGLDGIKNKMVLEPAFTGNAYASDSQRVPSSMNESLALWEGSAWVKETFGAEVQAHYANMAKIEIAAYGKAITDWELVRNFERF; encoded by the coding sequence ATGACATCAATGACGATTGCTGATTTAACAGCCAAGATCAAGAGCGGTGAAGTAGATACCGTCGTAGTAGCAATGACCGATATGCAGGGCCGCTTAACTGGTAAGCGCATCCATGGAACTTTCTTCCTTGATGAAGTGCTCAAGCATGGAACTGAAGGTTGCAACTACCTTCTAGCAGTCGATGTCGATATGAATACCGTTGATGGATATGAGATGTCCTCATGGGAACGCGGCTATAGCGATTTCGCATTGGTTCCAGATATGGACACGTTGCGCATGATTGATTGGCAAGAAGGTGCTGCACTTGTGTTAGCTGATGTGCAGTGGCTAGATCACACAGATGTTGTCGCCTCTCCCCGCCAGATCTTGCGCAAGCAAGTCAAAGCGCTTAAAGATGCTGGCATGGAAGCCATGTGTGGAACCGAGCTTGAGTTCGTTGTATACAAAGACACTTATGAGGAGGCTTGGAACAAGGGCTACAAGAATCTGATCCCTGTTAACCAATACAACGTCGACTATTCAATTTTAGGTGGATCACGCATTGAGCCTCTTTTGCGCAGAATCCGTTTGTCTATGGCAAAAGCTGGAATGACTGTTGAGTCCGTTAAGGGTGAATGTAACTTTGGCCAGCATGAAATTGCTTTTAAGTACTCCGATGCTCTATCAAATTGTGATAACCACGTCATTTATAAGAACGGTGCTAAAGAAATTGCATCACAAGATGGCTATGCACTTACATTTATGGCTAAGCCAAATGAAAAAGAAGGTAACTCTTCACACATTCACCTTTCATTCCGTGGTCTAGATGGCTCCATGGTGATGGCTGATGATTCAGATAAAGAGCAGGGCCTTAGCGATCTAGGTCGCCAGTTCATTGCTGGACAGATTGCCCACATGCGTGAGATGTCTTTGCTCTTTGCGCCAAACATCAACTCTTATAAGCGTTATGTTCCAGGCTCATTTGCTCCAACAGCTATCCGCTGGGGTCGCGATAACCGCACATGCGCCCTTCGATTAGTTGGAAAGGGTGCAAGCCTTCGCCTTGAAAATCGTGTTGCAGGTGGAGATGTGAATCCATACCTAGCTGTTTCAGGAATCATCGCAGCAGGCCTTGATGGAATTAAGAACAAGATGGTTTTAGAACCAGCATTCACAGGAAATGCATACGCCTCAGACTCACAACGTGTTCCTTCATCAATGAATGAATCACTTGCACTGTGGGAGGGCTCTGCTTGGGTTAAGGAAACCTTTGGCGCTGAAGTTCAAGCACACTATGCAAATATGGCCAAGATTGAAATTGCTGCATACGGCAAGGCAATCACCGATTGGGAATTAGTCCGCAACTTCGAAAGGTTCTAA
- a CDS encoding amino acid permease: MAQEENILALTDEQRLNELGYKQELNRTWSSFSNFAISFSIISILAGCFTTFAQAWNNGGPVAISIGWPLISLFILVIGFCMSELASAYPTSGGIYWWSSKLGGAKAGFYTGWLNLIGLVSVTASVGYGVTGFLNNLIGLYSPSYATSFMGGDYIKQQFMLFLFVIAFATLVNVYSGPLLAMFNNISVWWHVFGAALIVGILVFGTDKHQSLNWMFTTQVNNSGFGDNAYWYFVLPLGFLLTQYTITGFDASAHLSEETHSAHLAAAKGIWKSIAYSAIGGYILLMSFLYVATNTDYINSFDPAVNPYGGGSIIALLYSALGGGASFKIIMLITTVGQIFCVTACLTSCSRMMFAFSRDGAVPGGNLWKKVNKHQVPANAVLASAVGGIVLTLPALWKSPTGAPTAFYAVVSVCVISLYLAFLIPIYLRLKAGDKFKVGEWNLGSKYKWMGTIAVAEIAVISVYFILPFSPAGVPGNEGFTWTAVNYAPIVTGGALIILWIWWNLSAKKWYTGPRTNL; the protein is encoded by the coding sequence ATGGCTCAGGAGGAGAACATCTTGGCACTAACAGACGAACAACGCTTAAACGAACTCGGTTATAAGCAAGAACTTAACCGAACATGGAGTTCATTCTCGAACTTCGCGATCTCATTCTCAATCATTTCAATTCTTGCAGGTTGTTTCACAACATTTGCGCAGGCTTGGAATAACGGTGGTCCGGTTGCAATTTCAATCGGCTGGCCCCTCATCTCACTTTTCATTTTGGTCATCGGCTTTTGTATGTCAGAACTTGCTTCCGCATATCCAACATCAGGTGGTATTTACTGGTGGTCATCAAAGCTAGGTGGAGCTAAAGCTGGTTTCTACACAGGCTGGCTAAACCTGATTGGTCTCGTCTCTGTAACAGCATCTGTGGGTTACGGCGTGACTGGATTCCTTAACAATCTCATTGGCTTGTACTCACCTTCATATGCAACAAGCTTTATGGGTGGGGATTACATCAAGCAACAGTTCATGCTCTTCCTCTTTGTTATAGCTTTTGCAACCTTGGTAAACGTTTACAGTGGTCCGCTTCTAGCTATGTTTAACAACATTTCAGTGTGGTGGCACGTATTCGGCGCTGCGCTCATTGTTGGAATTCTGGTATTTGGTACAGATAAGCATCAATCACTTAACTGGATGTTTACTACACAAGTAAACAACTCAGGTTTTGGTGACAACGCTTACTGGTACTTTGTGCTTCCACTAGGATTCTTACTTACTCAGTACACAATTACTGGTTTTGACGCTTCAGCTCACTTGTCAGAGGAAACTCACAGCGCTCACTTAGCAGCAGCTAAGGGCATCTGGAAGTCAATCGCTTACTCAGCAATTGGTGGATATATCCTTTTGATGTCCTTCCTTTATGTTGCAACTAACACTGATTACATCAACTCATTTGATCCAGCCGTGAACCCTTACGGTGGCGGTTCAATCATTGCGTTGCTATACAGCGCACTTGGTGGTGGCGCATCATTTAAGATCATTATGCTCATCACTACAGTCGGTCAAATCTTCTGCGTTACAGCGTGCTTAACCTCTTGCTCACGCATGATGTTCGCATTCTCACGCGATGGCGCCGTACCTGGAGGAAATCTCTGGAAGAAAGTTAACAAGCACCAAGTTCCTGCAAATGCAGTACTTGCATCTGCAGTAGGCGGCATTGTTTTGACTCTTCCAGCTCTATGGAAGTCACCAACTGGTGCACCAACTGCGTTCTATGCAGTTGTATCTGTTTGTGTGATTTCTCTTTACTTAGCGTTCTTAATTCCAATTTATCTACGCCTCAAGGCTGGCGATAAGTTCAAAGTTGGTGAATGGAACCTTGGGTCTAAGTACAAGTGGATGGGTACGATTGCAGTTGCCGAAATCGCAGTTATTTCGGTTTACTTTATTCTTCCATTCTCACCAGCTGGTGTTCCAGGAAATGAAGGCTTTACTTGGACAGCAGTGAACTACGCACCGATTGTTACTGGCGGAGCGTTAATCATTCTGTGGATCTGGTGGAACCTATCTGCTAAGAAGTGGTACACAGGACCTCGAACAAACCTATAA
- a CDS encoding class II glutamine amidotransferase has translation MCRLMGYVSQAESSFPAQVGKDFEEFIALSSVHCDGWGISTNDRQHAHAVLEKKVEAAAESATFQKVIADNAADGALLHLRWATKGLSISENNTHPFVYGDYSFIHNGSIFPPDSFSDFIDEKFKKLIVGDTDSERYFYLMMTQIEKLGLAEGIKTTLAIIKEHGKTTSLNFMLMNKESFVVGSEHNSEKKPDWAPADYYVIKYKKDADGVLFASSGWNQPGWHTLENHHAAIVNRSTFEIDVINL, from the coding sequence ATGTGCCGTCTTATGGGCTACGTGTCGCAGGCCGAATCCTCATTTCCCGCACAAGTGGGTAAAGATTTTGAAGAATTCATCGCCCTGTCATCTGTCCACTGCGATGGCTGGGGAATCTCCACAAATGATAGACAGCACGCACACGCAGTGCTAGAGAAAAAAGTTGAAGCTGCAGCCGAAAGCGCAACTTTTCAAAAAGTAATTGCTGACAATGCAGCCGATGGTGCTTTACTGCATCTTCGTTGGGCGACCAAGGGCTTATCAATTAGCGAGAACAACACACACCCATTTGTATATGGAGACTATTCATTTATCCATAATGGATCTATTTTTCCTCCAGATTCTTTTTCTGACTTCATTGATGAAAAATTCAAAAAGTTAATTGTTGGTGACACCGATAGTGAGCGCTATTTCTATTTGATGATGACTCAGATCGAAAAATTAGGTTTGGCTGAAGGAATCAAGACGACTCTTGCGATTATCAAAGAACATGGAAAGACAACATCTTTAAACTTCATGTTGATGAACAAAGAGAGCTTTGTTGTTGGTAGCGAGCACAACTCTGAAAAGAAACCTGATTGGGCACCTGCTGACTATTACGTCATCAAGTATAAGAAAGACGCTGATGGGGTTCTCTTTGCATCAAGTGGATGGAACCAACCAGGCTGGCACACCTTAGAAAATCACCATGCGGCCATCGTGAACCGTTCAACCTTTGAGATTGACGTAATCAACCTCTAA
- the miaB gene encoding tRNA (N6-isopentenyl adenosine(37)-C2)-methylthiotransferase MiaB — protein sequence MNRTYAVETYGCQMNVHDSERIAGLLDEAGFIPVEPGKQADIVVFNTCAVRENADNKLYGNLSFLAPIKKANPNMQIAVGGCLAQKDQATILKKAPYVDVVFGTHNVGSLPVLLERARIEEESQIEILESLEHFPSTLPARRLSAFSSWVSVSVGCNNTCTFCIVPTLRGIEKDRSAIDILSEVRALVDQGVIEITLLGQNVNAYGVDFGDRSAFANLLKECGKVDGLERVRFMSPHPRDFTDDVIEAMATTANVMPHLHMPLQSGSNSILQSMRRSYRTDRYLGIIDRVRTAMPHAAITTDIIVGFPGETESDFQATMDLCTQARFAAAYTYQYSKRPGTLAASMPDQVSAEVVGERYTRLHNHQQAISLSVNEEAVGRNFKVLVGDYEGRRDEAQERMTGRSEDFRLVHFSNSIEARPGDEVEVSITQASAHYLIGTPGKVRATRGGDAHAARTAEKKSAATLLGMPTLKV from the coding sequence ATGAACCGCACCTATGCCGTTGAAACTTACGGCTGCCAGATGAACGTGCATGATTCAGAGCGCATTGCTGGATTACTCGATGAGGCAGGCTTTATTCCAGTCGAGCCTGGTAAACAGGCAGACATTGTTGTTTTCAATACCTGCGCAGTGCGTGAAAATGCAGATAACAAATTGTATGGAAACTTATCTTTCTTAGCGCCTATCAAAAAAGCTAACCCCAATATGCAGATTGCAGTCGGTGGATGCTTAGCTCAAAAAGATCAGGCAACAATCTTAAAAAAGGCACCCTATGTCGATGTGGTCTTTGGAACTCACAATGTTGGCTCACTCCCGGTCTTACTTGAGCGAGCTCGAATAGAAGAAGAGTCTCAGATTGAGATTCTTGAATCTTTGGAGCATTTCCCGTCAACTCTTCCAGCAAGACGCTTATCAGCCTTCTCTTCCTGGGTATCTGTCTCGGTTGGGTGTAATAACACCTGCACTTTTTGCATTGTGCCAACTTTGCGCGGTATTGAAAAAGATCGAAGTGCGATAGATATTTTGAGTGAAGTTCGAGCGCTAGTTGATCAAGGCGTTATAGAAATTACGTTGCTGGGTCAAAATGTGAACGCCTATGGAGTTGATTTTGGAGATAGAAGTGCATTTGCCAACCTGCTTAAAGAATGTGGCAAAGTTGATGGATTAGAACGAGTGCGTTTCATGTCTCCGCATCCACGTGATTTCACCGATGATGTAATTGAAGCAATGGCCACAACAGCCAATGTCATGCCACATCTTCACATGCCGCTTCAATCAGGTTCCAATTCAATTTTGCAGTCGATGCGTCGCTCCTATAGAACCGACAGATATTTAGGAATTATTGATCGAGTCCGCACTGCGATGCCACACGCTGCAATTACAACTGACATCATCGTTGGATTCCCAGGTGAGACTGAAAGTGACTTCCAGGCGACAATGGATCTTTGTACGCAGGCTCGCTTTGCAGCTGCCTATACCTATCAATACTCAAAGCGTCCTGGAACACTAGCCGCTTCGATGCCAGATCAAGTTTCGGCAGAAGTTGTTGGTGAGCGTTATACGCGTTTGCATAATCATCAACAAGCAATTTCTCTCTCTGTAAATGAAGAAGCAGTAGGTAGGAATTTCAAAGTATTAGTTGGCGACTATGAAGGCCGCAGAGATGAAGCACAGGAACGCATGACTGGGCGAAGTGAGGATTTCAGATTAGTTCATTTCTCAAACAGCATCGAAGCACGCCCAGGTGATGAAGTTGAGGTATCTATTACTCAAGCTTCAGCGCACTACTTAATCGGAACTCCAGGAAAAGTGAGAGCCACACGCGGGGGAGATGCCCATGCAGCACGAACTGCAGAAAAGAAGAGTGCAGCGACATTACTAGGAATGCCGACGTTAAAAGTATGA